A window of Pomacea canaliculata isolate SZHN2017 linkage group LG3, ASM307304v1, whole genome shotgun sequence contains these coding sequences:
- the LOC112560732 gene encoding uncharacterized protein LOC112560732 gives MMMTPAMFTMERTRATTGHPSTAHVLLLVFSCLPLTSSVTCNAYDTCFLPEKRLEMQEAVYAQDKEKVCRLVASAIECLDKAEDDCNNSENVPVIIKTGIEHRRANISSYCVSEASCAGRLAVSRTVITGWTMLLMVSTSSSVLSTLAKELTLSFLHHLAKTS, from the exons ATGATGATGACGCCGGCGATGTTTACAATGGAAAGAACGAGGGCAACCACGGGGCATCCATCTACTGCGCATGTCCTGTTGCTAG TTTTTTCATGTCTCCCTCTGACGTCATCGGTGACCTGTAATGCATACGACACGTGTTTCTTGCCCGAAAAGAGGCTGGAGATGCAGGAGGCGGTGTATGCTCAGGACAAGGAAAAGGTGTGCAG ACTGGTGGCGTCAGCAATAGAATGCCTGGATAAGGCAGAGGACGACTGTAACAACAGCGAGAACGTCCCGGTGATCATCAAAACCGGCATCGAGCATCGACGAGCCAACATTAGTTCTTACTGCG TTTCAGAGGCCAGCTGCGCCGGGCGGCTAGCTGTTAGTAGGACTGTCATCACAGGCTGGACAATGCTGCTGATGGTTTCTACAAGCAGTTCGGTCTTATCTACACTGGCGAAGGAGTTAACCCTTAGTTTCCTTCATCATCTAGCCAAGACTTCGTGA